The genomic region GTTTCCGAATCTCGTTTTGATGTGCGAGTTGAGCCTGTTGTTGCTGCTGTTCCTCGGCTGGGCTACGCAATGTTTGCTCTACAGCTTCTTGCCCTTGTTTCTCGCTGTAGCTAACACCTCTGTATTTCTGCAATCCTTTGAAAGTGTATGCTTTCCCCAAGTGGGTGCCAGAAAAAGCGACGCCGTTTAGCTGATAGCTAATGCCCATTTCTCCTGTTGGTGTTGGCGACACCCTAACATCAATGCCTTGGTCTTTTAGCTGCTTAATCAAATCCGGCATCGTGGGACTATCTTCGGTCAGTTGGTCAATTGTATCTTGCAGTTTCTTTCTGGCGCTGGTTTCTCCGGTTCGGGAAAAGAGACGGCGTTCTCCCGTGGTTGGGGAGCGGCGTTCTTTTTCAAAGCTTGATGATGCTGGTGTCAGTTCGTACTTCTTCTCCAGCTCCCTGATTAGTTCCTCAGAACGTTTGTAGTCTTGCCATTCAGAAACAGTGGAGCCACTCAGTCTCAGACGGCTGGCTACAATATGAACATGGTTATGTTCGGTATCAGTATGACGTGCCAGGATGTACTGATTGTCGTCAAATCCCATACCTTGCAAATAATTTTCTGCGATCGCGCACCAACTTTCATTGTCCAGTGTTTCTTCTGCTGGCACACTCAAGGTTGCATGATAAACAACTTTGCGGGTGGGCTTTTTAGGGCGCGTCCTCTCGTGACGCTGTACAGATAACTGAAATTCTTGGGATAATTCAGCTGGTGTCTCTCCTACCATATTGCCGCCTATTAGCTCGGCTCCTTCTTTGCCCAGCACGTAGTCCAAGCAACCGTAAAAGTCAGTTCCCTTGATTTGCTTACCAATCATCCTGGTTATCTTTTAACTATGTCTGCTGTAATGTCTGCTCTGGGGAGGGAATTGTTTGTTTGGGTCCCGATTCCCGCTATTTCTTTACGAGTCTGGATCAGCAAGGACTGGAGTTGGTGCAGGAGGTTAAGATCTATAGGGATGTCCTGTTGACAGGACGCTACCGAATCTTGTAGCGTGGCGGTTAGTTTCTTCAGGTCAGCACCAATGCGTCCTAATTCCCTGTAGGTGTCGATAGAAATGTCTGTGATGATAGGGGGAAGGTGGCGAGATAAGGCGCATCTTCGTATATATTCGCTTAGGTTGTAACCTGCTTCTTTGGATTTGGCTTTCACTTTTTGATAATCCGAAGCATTGAAGTGGACGGGAATGTTGCCACTGGTGAGAGGCGATTTGGCATTTTGCTGTGTTTTCTTTGGCATTGTTAAGGTTTTTAAGTTATGAGAATAAAAGGGTTTTTAACAGATGAATAGCGCAGGTGTGCTGTGGCGGCTCTTGAAGAAAGCAAATGAGTCGTGTTGATGTCAGCTCACTTGAAAATAGGGAGTAGGGAATGGGGAGTGGGCGAAGAGGTAATTTTCATGGCAAGGTTTGTGAGATTTTCTCATGATTGACTGATTTGAAAATACTACTTCGACAAATATCAATGTAGATACCCAATGCCCAATGCTCATTTTCATGCATTATTGGTGTACAGTTCATAATGGCTACTTGTAATCGCTTTTTTAATCTACCGAGGTGCTATCAAAGATATGCCCGCATCGATAGCACCGGGCTTGACGCTCCCACTTAGTTAGGGCAGGCAAATAGACCTCTTTTTTGTAGCGAGCATTGACCTGATTTCTTCTCCAAAGCAAAAAGCAAGTAGCGGCAACCAGAATAATAATCAGTGGTACTGCTGCTAGGCTAAGAATTTGCACCCAAGCTTCTAGAGGAGAAAAGCCAATCGCCATTGTGAACATTGACCAAATTGCTTTTATTAAAATCCCCACGATCGCAACAGCGATGATAAGCGCCCACTGCTCGTAAACTTTCCCGACATTTTTAGGTAAAGGAGGAGCCACTCGTTGGGCTAGTCGTGTTTCTATTCGACCTCTACTGCTAAAGTTGCCAAATTCGCTGCTAATTCCGTGTTTGCCAAAATGGATACCTTTGTAACTTCCGGTAGCTTGGGTATCGGCAATTTCCTCTTCATAAATAGCTTTAAGCTTACGAGTCTTCGTGCTGTTGCATTGGGGGCATTTTATTTTCATAGCTCAAGATTGAGTTTTTTTATTTCTAGCTTTGATACGCATAGCTGAGTCCCAAGGGGTCCCGTAAGGGATACGCTTGCCGCTGCTGTAGCTAAGGATGATTTTTCGTTTCTCCTAAGGAGCGCAAAGCTTTTCTGAGGTATAAGGAAGCTGGAAAACGCGAGGAAAGCCAAGTCAGTTGGGTTGGATTTCTCCCTTGTCTTCGCTTGTCAGTCCATGTGGAAAGTGGAGGTGCGATCGCTCTTTTATGCGGATCTTGCACCTGGAGTCTCGCTCTAGCCCAGTCTTTTTGAACGAACTCGTCGCGGAAGACTGTGGGTGATGCGGGCGATCGCTCTTACAAAGTGCCGCGAACAAATATTCATAATTTTCTGGTAGTGCCGTGGTCGCCATTCTTCGTAAAGGTAAATATTGATCTAGTCTCCATAGAGCGAAGTGTGAGTTGAACTTTTGGTGCTTAGTGTTAGCTTATTCCAGTTGAGTGTTCTTCATCTTCCCACTGGGGAAATAATGTCACGAAAAAATTTGTAAAAATCTGATTTCCGACAATGCGAAACTAAGGCGTAATTAATGCGTATCTAATTAGTAAATAAGGCGAACTAACCATTATTTATGTTTTATAAACCTCCTAAATACGTTGAAAACTATATAAATAAAATATGGCTTGCTCAAATGGAAAAACACGAATAATCTGCTCAATTAGTCTGT from Tolypothrix sp. NIES-4075 harbors:
- a CDS encoding plasmid mobilization protein; its protein translation is MPKKTQQNAKSPLTSGNIPVHFNASDYQKVKAKSKEAGYNLSEYIRRCALSRHLPPIITDISIDTYRELGRIGADLKKLTATLQDSVASCQQDIPIDLNLLHQLQSLLIQTRKEIAGIGTQTNNSLPRADITADIVKR